Proteins encoded within one genomic window of Festucalex cinctus isolate MCC-2025b chromosome 18, RoL_Fcin_1.0, whole genome shotgun sequence:
- the pom121 gene encoding nuclear envelope pore membrane protein POM 121 isoform X2: MSPSEKKIALLSALGITSLVLYFIPSLVYVVVTLALCGGASLLRRGTPLPARSGLNPRAGINAPTGYLRRFWDWWLSDVSVVSRRKSKVDVGRRQPGGSSLGAFRQRPADAAIYRGVHKANDTFLFSPRDFLMGSYIGRPESPTGDFGRPRVVHNPREQLREKLSRPNHAVRTPNRRLSFTGEPSGTMAHFTITPQRHYPLQQPGTSSVGVLPPVRWDAFRKKNILTPRNSPAGQSPVTIKIARPDHNSPSMVHLSCAAVPKAPEDPCSRESVLRALKESRKREVDDADASFTAEQSSKRRRNDSEGSSRSALEPLLPNGAPSLLDPKPGNLKRGMISGAEESNLFKRSRTSSISSSSGARAARGTPGYTRNAIHSSYSSTVDLKRFKKPSPPSSLSSPGSSRSQTPDAAAKRHRVDDGLSPSSASSVPSERAAPDKAPDTSKQTPVAKVPVTTATNSNSSGGTRKRKIQLVCFRRNEQISLPLPLELGYTVTVQDLDEEKAAGIRKIQKMLETPVPEPDKSTPPSTSTPPASSTTLAPTSTSAASSSLTLSSLLAAPLPKTSSTAAPDVNLDLKPPPAVSNPLLEALKMKSPVSSASAAITTTVSALTSLAPPSVSSLTPPDKTGALKPLPAFTGMDQPSAFSQVLAQASKPAGGAASLPAAGLFATPGRIAVPGAPSASNPAPVTTATLSHSNPLLASGFAPIFALAAAAPATSTATSPDVKPPVQNFKPIFGSSSAPPPSATSAATSATVLSGAGAGFPPPPPYTASTATVSVTSSIFGGIASPLFPGLTSAATTGSTTSTAAAAAQPPVKSIFGTWSAPPSTSATTTSAPAPAAGFQFGAIATTTASSAPAATSANAFTFGASQPTSQIAGQKVFAFGQTAVGQNTTTASFGGFAMAANTAAAATATTANASATTAQSTFTFGKPSFQAPQSTFTSSTAAAPKPFTFGGSVASTAPASNPAPTMPFNFGGASAAATAPSSFVTPTKPAFGAGSTAFNFAGTAAPPAAPGFGPAAQTQSTPSFMFGGGAASQQTPSGPAPPASSGFNFGAAITQTQFGAPVANNPAPQMGSFNFGAAITSTPFGQSAAAAAGPMSPATPIQGFNAVQFGSPATPSFSIGAGSKPSGARQRLQARRQHNRKK; encoded by the exons ATGTCACCTAGCGAGAAAAAAATTGCGCTTCTTTCTGCATTAGGCATAACTAGTCTCGTCCTTTATTTCATCCCCTCTCTTGTGTACGTTGTTGTTACTCTCGCGCTTTGCGGCGGCGCGTCCCTCCTGCGTCGCGGAACGCCGCTTCCCGCCAGATCGGGCCTCAATCCTCGGGCTGGAATTAACGCTCCGACCGGCTACCTACGTCGCTTTTGGGACTGGTGGCTGAGCGACGTGTCGGTGGTGTCGCGGAGGAAGAGCAAAGTCGACGTCGGCAGACGCCAGCCAGGCGGCTCGTCGCTGGGGGCTTTCAGACAAAGACCTGCCGACGCTGCCATCTATCGCGGGGTGCACAAAGCAAACGACACGTTTCTTTTTAGCCCCCGGGACTTTCTTATGGGGAGCTACATTGGCAGACCGGAAAGTCCGACCGGCGACTTTGGGAGGCCGAGAGTGGTCCACAACCCCCGGGAGCAACTGCGGGAAAAGTTATCCAGACCCAACCATGCCGTCCGCACCCCGAACCGGAGGTTGTCATTTACCGG GGAGCCGTCGGGCACAATGGCACACTTCACCATCACCCCACAGCGGCACTACCCACTTCAGCAGCCGGGCACTTCCTCGGTGGGGGTCCTGCCCCCCGTCAGGTGGGACGCCTTCAGGAAGAAGAACATCCTCACGCCTCGCAATTCACCGGCTGGTCAGAGTCCCGTCACTATCAAGATCGCTCGTCCCGACCACAATAGCCCAAG TATGGTGCACCTGAGTTGCGCCGCGGTGCCCAAGGCCCCCGAGGACCCCTGCTCCCGAGAGAGCGTCCTCAGGGCGTTGAAGGAGAGCCGCAAGCGAGAGGTCGACGATGCGGACGCAAGCTTCACTGCTgagcaaagcagcaagagaAG GCGTAACGACAGCGAGGGAAGCTCTCGCTCGGCTTTGGAGCCCCTCTTGCCCAACGGCGCGCCGTCATTGCTGGACCCTAA ACCAGGAAATCTAAAACGGGGCATGATCTCAGGAGCGGAGGAGTCGAACTTGTTCAAGAGGTCCCGCACCTCCTCCATCAGCTCGAGCAGTGGAGCCCGCGCCGCCAGAGGGACGCCAGGTTACACGAGAAACGCCATCCATAGCTCCTACAGCTCGACAGTGGACCTCAAGCGG TTTAAGAAGCCATCGCCGCCAAGCTCACTGTCCAGCCCGGGTTCGTCTCGCTCGCAGACACCGGACGCAGCCGCCAAGAGGCACAG AGTGGATGACGGTCTCTCTCCCAGCTCGGCGTCCTCGGTGCCATCGGAAAGGGCCGCGCCGGACAAAGCGCCTGATACGT CCAAACAGACTCCGGTGGCCAAGGTGCCGGTCACAACCGCGACAAATTCCAACAGTAGCGGCGGAACGCGGAAACGGAAGATCCAGCTGGTGTGCTTCAGACGGAATGAGCAAATCTCTCTG CCCCTGCCACTTGAGTTGGGCTACACCGTCACTGTGCAGGATCTGGATGAAGAGAAGGCGGCAGGCATCAGAAAGATCCAGAAGATGCTGGAGACACCCG TTCCCGAACCCGACAAGTCCACCCCGCCATCGACCTCCACTCCGCCCGCCTCGTCGACCACCTTAGCCCCGACGAGCACCAGTGCGGCCTCCAGCAGCCTCACCCTCAGTAGCCTCCTGGCTGCCCCGCTGCCGAAAACCTCCAGCACCGCCGCCCCGGATGTCAATCTGGATCTCAAGCCACCCCCTGCGGTTTCGAACCCACTCCTGGAGGCTCTGAAGATGAAGAGTCCTGTGAGCTCCGCCTCCGCCGCCATCACCACCACAG TGTCTGCATTGACCTCGCTGGCGCCGCCGAGCGTCTCGAGCCTGACGCCGCCCGACAAAACGGGCGCCCTGAAGCCGCTTCCCGCTTTCACCGGCATGGACCAGCCCTCCGCCTTCTCTCAAGTCTTGGCTCAGGCTTCCAAGCCCGCCGGCGGCGCCGCGTCGCTCCCCGCGGCCGGTCTGTTCGCGACCCCCGGCCGGATCGCCGTCCCCGGCGCGCCTTCGGCTTCGAACCCCGCCCCTGTTACCACGGCAACGCTCAGCCACTCCAATCCTCTGCTGGCCTCGGGGTTCGCGCCCATCTTTGctctcgccgccgccgcccccgcgacATCAACCGCAACCTCGCCGGACGTCAAACCCCCTGTCCAAAACTTCAAACCCATATTTGGAAGTAGCTCCGCCCCGCCACCTTCCGCAACCTCCGCCGCAACATCTGCAACGGTTTTGAGTGGCGCAGGGGCCGGctttccgccgccgccgccgtacaCAGCTTCCACCGCGACGGTTTCTGTCACTTCTTCGATATTTGGCGGCATTGCCTCGCCGCTCTTCCCTGGATTGACCTCCGCAGCCACCACCGGCTCCACCAccagcaccgccgccgccgcagcccagCCGCCCGTCAAGTCCATCTTCGGAACCTGGTCGGCGCCACCCTCAACCAGCGCGACGACCACCTCGGCGCCAGCTCCCGCTGCGGGATTTCAGTTTGGAGCCATAGCGACCACAACCGCTAGCTCCGCCCCCGCCGCAACCTCCGCTAACGCCTTCACGTTTGGAGCCTCGCAGCCGACCTCTCAAATTGCCGGCCAGAAGGTGTTTGCCTTTGGTCAGACGGCAGTTGGTCAGAACACGACGACGGCTTCGTTTGGAGGATTTGCAATGGCTGCcaacaccgccgccgcagccacAGCCACCACCGCCAACGCCTCCGCCACCACCGCCCAGTCCACGTTCACCTTCGGAAAGCCGTCATTTCAAGCCCCGCAATCCACCTTCACCTCCTCCACGGCCGCCGCGCCCAAACCGTTCACCTTCGGAGGCAGCGTAGCGTCAACAGCACCCGCGTCCAACCCCGCGCCGACGATGCCTTTCAACTTCGGCGGAGCGAGCGCCGCCGCCACGGCGCCGTCCAGCTTTGTGACGCCAACCAAACCGGCGTTCGGGGCCGGCTCGACCGCCTTCAATTTCGCCGGCACCGCCGCGCCCCCGGCGGCGCCGGGCTTCGGTCCGGCCGCCCAGACTCAGAGCACGCCGTCCTTCATGTTCGGCGGCGGCGCCGCTTCTCAGCAGACCCCCTCGGGCCCGGCGCCGCCGGCGTCTAGCGGCTTTAACTTCGGCGCCGCCATTACGCAAACGCAGTTCGGAGCGCCCGTCGCCAATAATCCTGCACCGCAGATGGGAAGCTTCAACTTTGGGGCTGCCA TCACATCCACACCTTTCGGTCAGAGCGCCGCCGCAGCCGCTGGTCCAATGAGTCCCGCAACGCCGATACAAGGTTTCAACGCTGTTCAGTTCG GTTCCCCAGCGACTCCTTCCTTCTCCATCGGGGCCGGCTCAAAGCCGAGCGGTGCGCGGCAGAGGCTGCAAGCGCGGAGGCAGCACAACAGGAAGAAGTAA
- the pom121 gene encoding nuclear envelope pore membrane protein POM 121 isoform X3, with the protein MSPSEKKIALLSALGITSLVLYFIPSLVYVVVTLALCGGASLLRRGTPLPARSGLNPRAGINAPTGYLRRFWDWWLSDVSVVSRRKSKVDVGRRQPGGSSLGAFRQRPADAAIYRGVHKANDTFLFSPRDFLMGSYIGRPESPTGDFGRPRVVHNPREQLREKLSRPNHAVRTPNRRLSFTGEPSGTMAHFTITPQRHYPLQQPGTSSVGVLPPVRWDAFRKKNILTPRNSPAGQSPVTIKIARPDHNSPSMVHLSCAAVPKAPEDPCSRESVLRALKESRKREVDDADASFTAEQSSKRRRNDSEGSSRSALEPLLPNGAPSLLDPKPGNLKRGMISGAEESNLFKRSRTSSISSSSGARAARGTPGYTRNAIHSSYSSTVDLKRFKKPSPPSSLSSPGSSRSQTPDAAAKRHSSASSVPSERAAPDKAPDTSAKQTPVAKVPVTTATNSNSSGGTRKRKIQLVCFRRNEQISLPLPLELGYTVTVQDLDEEKAAGIRKIQKMLETPVPEPDKSTPPSTSTPPASSTTLAPTSTSAASSSLTLSSLLAAPLPKTSSTAAPDVNLDLKPPPAVSNPLLEALKMKSPVSSASAAITTTVSALTSLAPPSVSSLTPPDKTGALKPLPAFTGMDQPSAFSQVLAQASKPAGGAASLPAAGLFATPGRIAVPGAPSASNPAPVTTATLSHSNPLLASGFAPIFALAAAAPATSTATSPDVKPPVQNFKPIFGSSSAPPPSATSAATSATVLSGAGAGFPPPPPYTASTATVSVTSSIFGGIASPLFPGLTSAATTGSTTSTAAAAAQPPVKSIFGTWSAPPSTSATTTSAPAPAAGFQFGAIATTTASSAPAATSANAFTFGASQPTSQIAGQKVFAFGQTAVGQNTTTASFGGFAMAANTAAAATATTANASATTAQSTFTFGKPSFQAPQSTFTSSTAAAPKPFTFGGSVASTAPASNPAPTMPFNFGGASAAATAPSSFVTPTKPAFGAGSTAFNFAGTAAPPAAPGFGPAAQTQSTPSFMFGGGAASQQTPSGPAPPASSGFNFGAAITQTQFGAPVANNPAPQMGSFNFGAAITSTPFGQSAAAAAGPMSPATPIQGFNAVQFGSPATPSFSIGAGSKPSGARQRLQARRQHNRKK; encoded by the exons ATGTCACCTAGCGAGAAAAAAATTGCGCTTCTTTCTGCATTAGGCATAACTAGTCTCGTCCTTTATTTCATCCCCTCTCTTGTGTACGTTGTTGTTACTCTCGCGCTTTGCGGCGGCGCGTCCCTCCTGCGTCGCGGAACGCCGCTTCCCGCCAGATCGGGCCTCAATCCTCGGGCTGGAATTAACGCTCCGACCGGCTACCTACGTCGCTTTTGGGACTGGTGGCTGAGCGACGTGTCGGTGGTGTCGCGGAGGAAGAGCAAAGTCGACGTCGGCAGACGCCAGCCAGGCGGCTCGTCGCTGGGGGCTTTCAGACAAAGACCTGCCGACGCTGCCATCTATCGCGGGGTGCACAAAGCAAACGACACGTTTCTTTTTAGCCCCCGGGACTTTCTTATGGGGAGCTACATTGGCAGACCGGAAAGTCCGACCGGCGACTTTGGGAGGCCGAGAGTGGTCCACAACCCCCGGGAGCAACTGCGGGAAAAGTTATCCAGACCCAACCATGCCGTCCGCACCCCGAACCGGAGGTTGTCATTTACCGG GGAGCCGTCGGGCACAATGGCACACTTCACCATCACCCCACAGCGGCACTACCCACTTCAGCAGCCGGGCACTTCCTCGGTGGGGGTCCTGCCCCCCGTCAGGTGGGACGCCTTCAGGAAGAAGAACATCCTCACGCCTCGCAATTCACCGGCTGGTCAGAGTCCCGTCACTATCAAGATCGCTCGTCCCGACCACAATAGCCCAAG TATGGTGCACCTGAGTTGCGCCGCGGTGCCCAAGGCCCCCGAGGACCCCTGCTCCCGAGAGAGCGTCCTCAGGGCGTTGAAGGAGAGCCGCAAGCGAGAGGTCGACGATGCGGACGCAAGCTTCACTGCTgagcaaagcagcaagagaAG GCGTAACGACAGCGAGGGAAGCTCTCGCTCGGCTTTGGAGCCCCTCTTGCCCAACGGCGCGCCGTCATTGCTGGACCCTAA ACCAGGAAATCTAAAACGGGGCATGATCTCAGGAGCGGAGGAGTCGAACTTGTTCAAGAGGTCCCGCACCTCCTCCATCAGCTCGAGCAGTGGAGCCCGCGCCGCCAGAGGGACGCCAGGTTACACGAGAAACGCCATCCATAGCTCCTACAGCTCGACAGTGGACCTCAAGCGG TTTAAGAAGCCATCGCCGCCAAGCTCACTGTCCAGCCCGGGTTCGTCTCGCTCGCAGACACCGGACGCAGCCGCCAAGAGGCACAG CTCGGCGTCCTCGGTGCCATCGGAAAGGGCCGCGCCGGACAAAGCGCCTGATACGT CAGCCAAACAGACTCCGGTGGCCAAGGTGCCGGTCACAACCGCGACAAATTCCAACAGTAGCGGCGGAACGCGGAAACGGAAGATCCAGCTGGTGTGCTTCAGACGGAATGAGCAAATCTCTCTG CCCCTGCCACTTGAGTTGGGCTACACCGTCACTGTGCAGGATCTGGATGAAGAGAAGGCGGCAGGCATCAGAAAGATCCAGAAGATGCTGGAGACACCCG TTCCCGAACCCGACAAGTCCACCCCGCCATCGACCTCCACTCCGCCCGCCTCGTCGACCACCTTAGCCCCGACGAGCACCAGTGCGGCCTCCAGCAGCCTCACCCTCAGTAGCCTCCTGGCTGCCCCGCTGCCGAAAACCTCCAGCACCGCCGCCCCGGATGTCAATCTGGATCTCAAGCCACCCCCTGCGGTTTCGAACCCACTCCTGGAGGCTCTGAAGATGAAGAGTCCTGTGAGCTCCGCCTCCGCCGCCATCACCACCACAG TGTCTGCATTGACCTCGCTGGCGCCGCCGAGCGTCTCGAGCCTGACGCCGCCCGACAAAACGGGCGCCCTGAAGCCGCTTCCCGCTTTCACCGGCATGGACCAGCCCTCCGCCTTCTCTCAAGTCTTGGCTCAGGCTTCCAAGCCCGCCGGCGGCGCCGCGTCGCTCCCCGCGGCCGGTCTGTTCGCGACCCCCGGCCGGATCGCCGTCCCCGGCGCGCCTTCGGCTTCGAACCCCGCCCCTGTTACCACGGCAACGCTCAGCCACTCCAATCCTCTGCTGGCCTCGGGGTTCGCGCCCATCTTTGctctcgccgccgccgcccccgcgacATCAACCGCAACCTCGCCGGACGTCAAACCCCCTGTCCAAAACTTCAAACCCATATTTGGAAGTAGCTCCGCCCCGCCACCTTCCGCAACCTCCGCCGCAACATCTGCAACGGTTTTGAGTGGCGCAGGGGCCGGctttccgccgccgccgccgtacaCAGCTTCCACCGCGACGGTTTCTGTCACTTCTTCGATATTTGGCGGCATTGCCTCGCCGCTCTTCCCTGGATTGACCTCCGCAGCCACCACCGGCTCCACCAccagcaccgccgccgccgcagcccagCCGCCCGTCAAGTCCATCTTCGGAACCTGGTCGGCGCCACCCTCAACCAGCGCGACGACCACCTCGGCGCCAGCTCCCGCTGCGGGATTTCAGTTTGGAGCCATAGCGACCACAACCGCTAGCTCCGCCCCCGCCGCAACCTCCGCTAACGCCTTCACGTTTGGAGCCTCGCAGCCGACCTCTCAAATTGCCGGCCAGAAGGTGTTTGCCTTTGGTCAGACGGCAGTTGGTCAGAACACGACGACGGCTTCGTTTGGAGGATTTGCAATGGCTGCcaacaccgccgccgcagccacAGCCACCACCGCCAACGCCTCCGCCACCACCGCCCAGTCCACGTTCACCTTCGGAAAGCCGTCATTTCAAGCCCCGCAATCCACCTTCACCTCCTCCACGGCCGCCGCGCCCAAACCGTTCACCTTCGGAGGCAGCGTAGCGTCAACAGCACCCGCGTCCAACCCCGCGCCGACGATGCCTTTCAACTTCGGCGGAGCGAGCGCCGCCGCCACGGCGCCGTCCAGCTTTGTGACGCCAACCAAACCGGCGTTCGGGGCCGGCTCGACCGCCTTCAATTTCGCCGGCACCGCCGCGCCCCCGGCGGCGCCGGGCTTCGGTCCGGCCGCCCAGACTCAGAGCACGCCGTCCTTCATGTTCGGCGGCGGCGCCGCTTCTCAGCAGACCCCCTCGGGCCCGGCGCCGCCGGCGTCTAGCGGCTTTAACTTCGGCGCCGCCATTACGCAAACGCAGTTCGGAGCGCCCGTCGCCAATAATCCTGCACCGCAGATGGGAAGCTTCAACTTTGGGGCTGCCA TCACATCCACACCTTTCGGTCAGAGCGCCGCCGCAGCCGCTGGTCCAATGAGTCCCGCAACGCCGATACAAGGTTTCAACGCTGTTCAGTTCG GTTCCCCAGCGACTCCTTCCTTCTCCATCGGGGCCGGCTCAAAGCCGAGCGGTGCGCGGCAGAGGCTGCAAGCGCGGAGGCAGCACAACAGGAAGAAGTAA
- the pom121 gene encoding nuclear envelope pore membrane protein POM 121 isoform X4 codes for MSPSEKKIALLSALGITSLVLYFIPSLVYVVVTLALCGGASLLRRGTPLPARSGLNPRAGINAPTGYLRRFWDWWLSDVSVVSRRKSKVDVGRRQPGGSSLGAFRQRPADAAIYRGVHKANDTFLFSPRDFLMGSYIGRPESPTGDFGRPRVVHNPREQLREKLSRPNHAVRTPNRRLSFTGEPSGTMAHFTITPQRHYPLQQPGTSSVGVLPPVRWDAFRKKNILTPRNSPAGQSPVTIKIARPDHNSPSMVHLSCAAVPKAPEDPCSRESVLRALKESRKREVDDADASFTAEQSSKRRRNDSEGSSRSALEPLLPNGAPSLLDPKPGNLKRGMISGAEESNLFKRSRTSSISSSSGARAARGTPGYTRNAIHSSYSSTVDLKRFKKPSPPSSLSSPGSSRSQTPDAAAKRHSSASSVPSERAAPDKAPDTSKQTPVAKVPVTTATNSNSSGGTRKRKIQLVCFRRNEQISLPLPLELGYTVTVQDLDEEKAAGIRKIQKMLETPVPEPDKSTPPSTSTPPASSTTLAPTSTSAASSSLTLSSLLAAPLPKTSSTAAPDVNLDLKPPPAVSNPLLEALKMKSPVSSASAAITTTVSALTSLAPPSVSSLTPPDKTGALKPLPAFTGMDQPSAFSQVLAQASKPAGGAASLPAAGLFATPGRIAVPGAPSASNPAPVTTATLSHSNPLLASGFAPIFALAAAAPATSTATSPDVKPPVQNFKPIFGSSSAPPPSATSAATSATVLSGAGAGFPPPPPYTASTATVSVTSSIFGGIASPLFPGLTSAATTGSTTSTAAAAAQPPVKSIFGTWSAPPSTSATTTSAPAPAAGFQFGAIATTTASSAPAATSANAFTFGASQPTSQIAGQKVFAFGQTAVGQNTTTASFGGFAMAANTAAAATATTANASATTAQSTFTFGKPSFQAPQSTFTSSTAAAPKPFTFGGSVASTAPASNPAPTMPFNFGGASAAATAPSSFVTPTKPAFGAGSTAFNFAGTAAPPAAPGFGPAAQTQSTPSFMFGGGAASQQTPSGPAPPASSGFNFGAAITQTQFGAPVANNPAPQMGSFNFGAAITSTPFGQSAAAAAGPMSPATPIQGFNAVQFGSPATPSFSIGAGSKPSGARQRLQARRQHNRKK; via the exons ATGTCACCTAGCGAGAAAAAAATTGCGCTTCTTTCTGCATTAGGCATAACTAGTCTCGTCCTTTATTTCATCCCCTCTCTTGTGTACGTTGTTGTTACTCTCGCGCTTTGCGGCGGCGCGTCCCTCCTGCGTCGCGGAACGCCGCTTCCCGCCAGATCGGGCCTCAATCCTCGGGCTGGAATTAACGCTCCGACCGGCTACCTACGTCGCTTTTGGGACTGGTGGCTGAGCGACGTGTCGGTGGTGTCGCGGAGGAAGAGCAAAGTCGACGTCGGCAGACGCCAGCCAGGCGGCTCGTCGCTGGGGGCTTTCAGACAAAGACCTGCCGACGCTGCCATCTATCGCGGGGTGCACAAAGCAAACGACACGTTTCTTTTTAGCCCCCGGGACTTTCTTATGGGGAGCTACATTGGCAGACCGGAAAGTCCGACCGGCGACTTTGGGAGGCCGAGAGTGGTCCACAACCCCCGGGAGCAACTGCGGGAAAAGTTATCCAGACCCAACCATGCCGTCCGCACCCCGAACCGGAGGTTGTCATTTACCGG GGAGCCGTCGGGCACAATGGCACACTTCACCATCACCCCACAGCGGCACTACCCACTTCAGCAGCCGGGCACTTCCTCGGTGGGGGTCCTGCCCCCCGTCAGGTGGGACGCCTTCAGGAAGAAGAACATCCTCACGCCTCGCAATTCACCGGCTGGTCAGAGTCCCGTCACTATCAAGATCGCTCGTCCCGACCACAATAGCCCAAG TATGGTGCACCTGAGTTGCGCCGCGGTGCCCAAGGCCCCCGAGGACCCCTGCTCCCGAGAGAGCGTCCTCAGGGCGTTGAAGGAGAGCCGCAAGCGAGAGGTCGACGATGCGGACGCAAGCTTCACTGCTgagcaaagcagcaagagaAG GCGTAACGACAGCGAGGGAAGCTCTCGCTCGGCTTTGGAGCCCCTCTTGCCCAACGGCGCGCCGTCATTGCTGGACCCTAA ACCAGGAAATCTAAAACGGGGCATGATCTCAGGAGCGGAGGAGTCGAACTTGTTCAAGAGGTCCCGCACCTCCTCCATCAGCTCGAGCAGTGGAGCCCGCGCCGCCAGAGGGACGCCAGGTTACACGAGAAACGCCATCCATAGCTCCTACAGCTCGACAGTGGACCTCAAGCGG TTTAAGAAGCCATCGCCGCCAAGCTCACTGTCCAGCCCGGGTTCGTCTCGCTCGCAGACACCGGACGCAGCCGCCAAGAGGCACAG CTCGGCGTCCTCGGTGCCATCGGAAAGGGCCGCGCCGGACAAAGCGCCTGATACGT CCAAACAGACTCCGGTGGCCAAGGTGCCGGTCACAACCGCGACAAATTCCAACAGTAGCGGCGGAACGCGGAAACGGAAGATCCAGCTGGTGTGCTTCAGACGGAATGAGCAAATCTCTCTG CCCCTGCCACTTGAGTTGGGCTACACCGTCACTGTGCAGGATCTGGATGAAGAGAAGGCGGCAGGCATCAGAAAGATCCAGAAGATGCTGGAGACACCCG TTCCCGAACCCGACAAGTCCACCCCGCCATCGACCTCCACTCCGCCCGCCTCGTCGACCACCTTAGCCCCGACGAGCACCAGTGCGGCCTCCAGCAGCCTCACCCTCAGTAGCCTCCTGGCTGCCCCGCTGCCGAAAACCTCCAGCACCGCCGCCCCGGATGTCAATCTGGATCTCAAGCCACCCCCTGCGGTTTCGAACCCACTCCTGGAGGCTCTGAAGATGAAGAGTCCTGTGAGCTCCGCCTCCGCCGCCATCACCACCACAG TGTCTGCATTGACCTCGCTGGCGCCGCCGAGCGTCTCGAGCCTGACGCCGCCCGACAAAACGGGCGCCCTGAAGCCGCTTCCCGCTTTCACCGGCATGGACCAGCCCTCCGCCTTCTCTCAAGTCTTGGCTCAGGCTTCCAAGCCCGCCGGCGGCGCCGCGTCGCTCCCCGCGGCCGGTCTGTTCGCGACCCCCGGCCGGATCGCCGTCCCCGGCGCGCCTTCGGCTTCGAACCCCGCCCCTGTTACCACGGCAACGCTCAGCCACTCCAATCCTCTGCTGGCCTCGGGGTTCGCGCCCATCTTTGctctcgccgccgccgcccccgcgacATCAACCGCAACCTCGCCGGACGTCAAACCCCCTGTCCAAAACTTCAAACCCATATTTGGAAGTAGCTCCGCCCCGCCACCTTCCGCAACCTCCGCCGCAACATCTGCAACGGTTTTGAGTGGCGCAGGGGCCGGctttccgccgccgccgccgtacaCAGCTTCCACCGCGACGGTTTCTGTCACTTCTTCGATATTTGGCGGCATTGCCTCGCCGCTCTTCCCTGGATTGACCTCCGCAGCCACCACCGGCTCCACCAccagcaccgccgccgccgcagcccagCCGCCCGTCAAGTCCATCTTCGGAACCTGGTCGGCGCCACCCTCAACCAGCGCGACGACCACCTCGGCGCCAGCTCCCGCTGCGGGATTTCAGTTTGGAGCCATAGCGACCACAACCGCTAGCTCCGCCCCCGCCGCAACCTCCGCTAACGCCTTCACGTTTGGAGCCTCGCAGCCGACCTCTCAAATTGCCGGCCAGAAGGTGTTTGCCTTTGGTCAGACGGCAGTTGGTCAGAACACGACGACGGCTTCGTTTGGAGGATTTGCAATGGCTGCcaacaccgccgccgcagccacAGCCACCACCGCCAACGCCTCCGCCACCACCGCCCAGTCCACGTTCACCTTCGGAAAGCCGTCATTTCAAGCCCCGCAATCCACCTTCACCTCCTCCACGGCCGCCGCGCCCAAACCGTTCACCTTCGGAGGCAGCGTAGCGTCAACAGCACCCGCGTCCAACCCCGCGCCGACGATGCCTTTCAACTTCGGCGGAGCGAGCGCCGCCGCCACGGCGCCGTCCAGCTTTGTGACGCCAACCAAACCGGCGTTCGGGGCCGGCTCGACCGCCTTCAATTTCGCCGGCACCGCCGCGCCCCCGGCGGCGCCGGGCTTCGGTCCGGCCGCCCAGACTCAGAGCACGCCGTCCTTCATGTTCGGCGGCGGCGCCGCTTCTCAGCAGACCCCCTCGGGCCCGGCGCCGCCGGCGTCTAGCGGCTTTAACTTCGGCGCCGCCATTACGCAAACGCAGTTCGGAGCGCCCGTCGCCAATAATCCTGCACCGCAGATGGGAAGCTTCAACTTTGGGGCTGCCA TCACATCCACACCTTTCGGTCAGAGCGCCGCCGCAGCCGCTGGTCCAATGAGTCCCGCAACGCCGATACAAGGTTTCAACGCTGTTCAGTTCG GTTCCCCAGCGACTCCTTCCTTCTCCATCGGGGCCGGCTCAAAGCCGAGCGGTGCGCGGCAGAGGCTGCAAGCGCGGAGGCAGCACAACAGGAAGAAGTAA